The sequence GTCATTGCAGCGAAAGCTATCCGTGATCATGCTGCTTTCCACGCTGCTTCCACTGCTTTCGCTCGGTGGATTTACTTACTATATCTCCTCCCAAATTACGGAGGAGAAGCTGATTCAATCCGGACGGGATGCCTTGGCGAAGATGGATGCCAACTTGAAATTCATGGTCAATGACATTGAGAACACGTCTATATTTCTCATCGGCCAGGAGGATATTCAATACTTCCTGCGCAATCCGGAACGCAATGAGCTGCTGCATCGCAAAATTTTGAACCTGATTGACAGCCTCGTCGTCTCCAAGGATTATGTTTCGAATATTACGATTCATATCTTTAATTCCAATGCGTTTTTGTCGCAAACGAAAGTTTATGAAAGAGCGCTGATGGAGCAAATCGATTTCGAGCATTTGGATGAAAAGACCTGGTCCAACGTATACACCATTCGCGATTATACAGGTCTGCATAATGTGTTTTCATTCGTGCGTCCGGTTAGAAGCATTTATTCCTTCGAGGAATTGGGCTGGCTGGCGATCAGCTTCGATGAGAGCGTGGTGTCCCAGAACTGGACAGAGCCGGGATTTGGCGATAATCAAGGCAATGTGGCGCTGCTGAACGAGGAAGGAATGGTGCTGTCCTCCACGAACAAGGATTGGCTCAGCGAGCCGATTGAGAATCTGTACCCGGGGATTTCTAACCGGATCAGCAGCAAGGAGGGGTATTTTACCTACGAGTCTAACGACAGCAAGGAGACCGTCCTTTATCTTCGCAGTTCCATCAAAGGCTGGACTTTGGTCGGGACGATTCCTTACGAATTGTATACCTCGCAGAACGGGTTTATCTTGCAGTTGACCGCTGTTGCGGTCGTTATTACGATATTAATCAACATTGGTCTGGTGCTGTACATGATTCACCGGGTAACCAATCCGCTGCAAGTGCTGGCTCGCTTGTTTACGAAGGTAAATCCGGAGGGA comes from Xylanibacillus composti and encodes:
- a CDS encoding cache domain-containing sensor histidine kinase; its protein translation is MFRKWIQSSLQRKLSVIMLLSTLLPLLSLGGFTYYISSQITEEKLIQSGRDALAKMDANLKFMVNDIENTSIFLIGQEDIQYFLRNPERNELLHRKILNLIDSLVVSKDYVSNITIHIFNSNAFLSQTKVYERALMEQIDFEHLDEKTWSNVYTIRDYTGLHNVFSFVRPVRSIYSFEELGWLAISFDESVVSQNWTEPGFGDNQGNVALLNEEGMVLSSTNKDWLSEPIENLYPGISNRISSKEGYFTYESNDSKETVLYLRSSIKGWTLVGTIPYELYTSQNGFILQLTAVAVVITILINIGLVLYMIHRVTNPLQVLARLFTKVNPEGPMPIYKSSTKDEIGRLGEVYNKLGRYIRELKEQLILEQTRKKEADMRALQAQINPHFLYNTLSSIHWMALMKDEKQIADMVGSLSDFLQFSLNKGSDFCSVYQEFAHIQNYMQIQSIRYPDKFELEMSMDPALRNMKMLKLLLQPLLENSMIHGIQKKEGKGLIGVYAEKKDEWMYFTVMDDGVGMSEERLAAIRHSISKPITTEDAEGSYGLRNVNERLRLHYGPGSRLSIESKTGAGTRISFSIPLKEGSR